In Plectropomus leopardus isolate mb chromosome 17, YSFRI_Pleo_2.0, whole genome shotgun sequence, the DNA window ttaagtttcaacatatttctcttgaaaaaaaaagccacattacCTTCACTTAAATCTTTTTCATTCCTGTGTTGTATTATTTCATCTCTTTGTAAAGCACGTTGCTGTTTTCAAATGTGCTCCATAAATAACTGTCTGACTGTCTAAAATGGACTTTGGCCATGTGCACACGGGACCTGTGTgccgtttgttttttttaaatctctaagTGTGTCTTTGATCAAAGGTTTAAGCCCAttaaatctcattttatttcctaAGTTGAATTCATTTGATGCTTTATGACTCCGATAATAAACCGTCCTCCTGTGTTTGGAATAAAGGTTATGGCTGTGCTGGGACGAGCTACGTGGCCTACGGTTTGATTGCCAGAGAAGTAGAGAGGGTGGACAGCGGATATCGCTCAGTCATGAGCGTGCAGTCGTCACTGGTCATGCACCCCATTAACGCCTACGGTACCGAGGAGCAGAAACAGAAGTACCTCCCCAGGCTGGGTAAGAAGAGAAAGCACCAAAGGGCGAAATGGGCTGAAAactatattgcaatattattagGCTGTATTGCGATacacgatatatatatatatatatcgatatttttaaatctaaattgaATGTTACGaaattttcttttccaaaattaTGGAGCCTTCTCCGTAGCGGCCCCCTCACTCCTGCACCGACACATCCAAATTTAAAGCCCTcctaaaaacttaaaacaagcttttttcaggtgtttgtttgttatccatttacttttgtttattcTGCGTGTGCTTacgtaattttgtttttattgctttttacttCTGTCTCCTTTTAAAAGtggtttataaataaaaatgtattagttattattatattagttATAATCCCTCTTTGTTGTGACAGTATTGTAGGAATGACTATtagtactttgaaaaaaatattaacacaatttaatttttgatcAATATTAATTACTAATATAGATTAAGTGATCATGTGGATAAATGCAAGTATTAATAGAAGTGCAACTGTCTTATAAGGTCAGAAAAGTAcatcattttactttaatgtaAGCTTtaaaatcagggaaaaaaaacaccatttattccatatcccaatataacaatatccaatatctaaGACAATATATTGTCTCATATCACGATACGATATAATATCTTTATGTTGCCCAGCCCTATCACCAATCAGCAGTAAAGATGGGTGAGATTAAAATGGTTTGAAGGGATTTTGTTGATAATAATGTATTAAAACTCGGTGACGAGTGACTGAGctcttgttttttccccctcagctACTGGAGAGATTCTGGGCTGCTTTGGCCTGACGGAGCCGAACCACGGCAGTGACCCGGGCAGCATGGAGACCAAATACAATCCATCCAGTCGCACCTACAACTCCACCGGCCCAAAAGACAGGTGAGTGGTGGTGGGGAGATacaatatatcatatatatatatatataatatataaggaaagctttttaagactttttttttaatggcacatGGAAAATTAAGATGTGGTGGCATCAATTACTTAAGGGTAAATGGGAAAATTaaagagatatatatatatatatatatatatatatatatatatatatctttaatatatctctttaaaattaaagatatatatatatatatatatctatatatatatctttaattTTCCCATTACCCTTAAGTAATTGATGCCTGTACATCTTAAGTTTCATTccaagtgcattaaaaaaaaagtcttaaaaagtcttaaatcccactttccttaagctgtaggaaccctgactataaccactgacattttttttaattggtatttttttaagtagagACATtcgttcttgttttgtttttttctttcatctgatacattgttttaaattttggggtagtatttttgttttcaagataaagtgtttttttgtttgcacagGACTCTTATTGTCATAGTTGTCCACACGGTGGAGCTCTGTGCAGGTAAAGTACTGTATGACACTCAGAGtgacactgactttttttttttttctaggattttttcagatttggttAATCGatttttataactttaaaaaaaaaaaaaaaacggtcatGCTGTTGGTTCAAGTCAAAAGTaatatttgaagaaatatttaaaaaatgtgtcacaataTTGTTCACACATTACAGCACACGAGTAAAGAATtagaaattcaaaattattatttattcttaatttattttattcaaattttttatttatttaatgttttataataattattactcatttaatacattttattttgattattatcataattattatttatttaatacattttattttgattattattataattattatttatttaatacattttattttaattattattaaattattattttaaatataaaacatttcgACTTACCAATGTGTCTCCCTCCTGCTTGCTTCTTCAGGATCACAAACTCTCCTGTGGCGGATATCGCTGTCGTCTGGGCCAAATGTGATGATGGGAAGGTCCGCGGCTTCATCTTGGAGCGCGGCATGAAGGGCCTCTCGACACCAAAGATCGAGGGAAAGTTCTCCCTCAGAGCCTCGGCCACCGGTATGATCGTCATGGACGAGGTGGAGGTTCCTGAGGAGAACCTGCTGCCTAAAGCCTCGGGCCTCGGGGTGAGTGGAGGAGAACCGCGAGCGTTTTAGATGTAGTGTTCATGGAGGAACCTTAAAATTAGAGGGGGACAGTTTACAGTTAGGTTCagcattttataatttaaacagCTGAAATTCTACACTGCAGTTATCTTTCATcactctcctgctgctgcttccagGGTCCTTTCGGCTGCTTGAACAACGCTCGTTACGGTATCGCGTGGGGCGCTCTGGGTGCTGCGGAGTTCTGTTTCCACGCGGCTCGACAGTACACACTCGACAGGTCAGACGCCACAGTTGTGTAATTTCGTAGCTTATTTGGTCATACTTGTATGTAATTACATATGtttcaaaatgctttatttttagtccaattttgatgttttcctgattatttttaaacacaggtataacaaaatgtttttgttgtttctgagtgtgtgtgtgcatgtatgcatgtgtatgtatgtatgtttggatatgtgtgtgtgtatgtttatgtgttagAGATGAAGTTCAAACTAACTGATTAGCTgagaaaaggaaggaaataaTACGTTTATATTCCTCATACTCCTTTTCCAACATGTGAGATGCAATTTCTTGATGCTTATTTGAATctgtttattgaatttttttgtttaggtaattatacattttttgtttttgccattttgtttaattttttttctttttgttttataagttcaaaataaatatctgtctgtctgtatctgtctgtccaccAGAATCCAGTTCGGCGTGCCCCTGGCGAGGaatcagctgatgcagaagaAGATGGCGGACATGCTGACGGAGATCACCATCGGCCTGCAGTCCTGTCTGCAGCTGGGCAGACTGATCGACGCGAAGAGGTAAAAACGACTTTATCCTCCGaggaaaaactgtgattttgtgttgcagaacacagaagctgcttcTATTggtgttggtttgtttgtgttttttaactaactctttaaaacaccaaagtcgtGCAAGAACGCAGAACTCTAACGCACACGCAGGAGATGTTAAAtcgctgtttttctcagtggagtcggCTTCAGTGCTCCGTTATGAGTTGCTGTCTTTCTgtaaagtaaagcagtgaaaatgttctaaatgtaaataaataaataaaattaaactggTATTGATTGCAGTAGGAGACTAAAACATGTTATAGCaccatccacagcagtaaatTGTTCAGCTTCAACcccatttaaaaacatctaaactGTCTGAGCGAAGAGATTTCAGCGTGTTTGGTGTTTCTCTCGGGCCAAACTACTTTTCAtttccttctttattttttgttttgttttatctgccTGCTCTCCCCAAAAGTCGCCAGCTCACTCAGGTTGAATTCTGGTCAGTCAGTAGATCAGGGCAGGCTGACGGTGTGACGAAACTTTGGAAACAACACAAAGTGCCGACTTATTGATTTGAGTGAGCGCTGATGAGACAGTGGAGTTTAACCCCTGATCTGCTTAGGACCAATCCTAAAGGAGGGTAAAGTGGATAGAAagatataaactgtaaaactgtttttgtttttttttataaaaagaccTCCTTTACTGTCATTCGTTATGTTAGAGACCTGCCAGTCTGTCCCAAAACCACGTCGAGCCAGCTGGCTAAAACGAATCCAAAcaaacctgtttgtttttttccttcacagaGCGGCTCCAGATATGATTTCCATGCTGAAGAGGAACAGCTGCGGTAAAGCGCTCGACATCGCCAGGCAGGCCAGAGACATGCTGGGAGGAAACGGCATCGCAGACGAGTACCACATCATCCGCCACGTCATGAACCTGGAGGCTGTCAACACGTACGAAGGTTTGTGCTCCACGCTCGTTCCTGTTGTAGAGTAAATAAGTTTGTGAGACTCACCTGTTTGACCGTGGCGGTGTCCTCCTGCAGGTACCCATGACATCCACGCTCTGATCCTGGGCAGAGCCATCACGGGACTGCAGTCCTTCACTGTGGACAAATAGATCCGACGTCCCGCCGCACGACCAACAGGAACCTGCTGCTGACAGAAAACTGACGTCGACTCTGCAGCCGTTTGGAGACGATTCTGATTCATTTTCATCTGTATTGtgacagtttgttttcactcaAGCTATTAGAATATATATTTGAGCGCtttattttaaagagacagttgaAGTGTGTCTCGTGCCTGTGTAATTAATTCAGAAGTTGatttttcaactttaaaaagGTCTATTTTTCTACGCTCAATCACAGCACTATGTGAGATATGTCTCTTTGCTCCCTGGTTCTCAGTTGTATAGACTTTAATTGACTGTAGTGAAGAATTGACGGTTCAGAATGACGCCAAGATCCAAATTTTCTGCTGACAACTAATGCAACGTTAATACTGTAATTATCACACTAAGCATAAATTCccaccagtttttaaaaatgcatgtgaagcTTTTTCGATCCTGATTTGATCCGATGACACAAAAGTCGTCACTGTGTAATTAGTGTGAGATGTAACTTAGATGAGAAGACCGTTTGCTGTTGTCTTGCACTTTTCTGGCTCTATCACTAATTTGTAATAACGCCGCATGGTTCGTTGAGAGGTCAAGGATGTTGATCAGagcttgaataaataaaattatttaagtaTTTGAAATGTCTGCTGAAAAATGATGTATACGTTTGATAAAATAAGAGTCAAATCCTTCTAACCAGCACAACATAAATCTGATCGGTGAGACATTAATGGGAAAGAAaagttttggactttttttatttttgtgtaatctCTTTGATACGTTAATTTATTTGAGATCCTGAGTTCATATTTGAAACTGCGCGTCCCAGACGATGCATGACGCCTTTTGATTCATGAAAACAGCTATGCAGGTCTAAATTCTGACATATTTTCTAAGACAGTTTGAGGTCGTTGAGGGAATTTCAAAACCAAAAGCAACctaactgtcagaaaaaaatgttgattttgatttgattttggaaatttatttcgaatatgtaaaaaagaaaatagagaaatgatcACACAAataagcagacagacagaaaaatatttacagacaataaaaaacataaagagaaagaaatgctTTACATATTCGAGAAGAACCC includes these proteins:
- the LOC121957217 gene encoding glutaryl-CoA dehydrogenase, mitochondrial-like, whose translation is MALRSAVCRLLVSPHRCAVISASRAQGTAAAARLDAEKTEQKSKAPKVQFNWRDALDLEGQLTEEEIMIRDSFRTYCQEKLMPRILMANRNEVFHREIVSEMGELGVLGPTIKGYGCAGTSYVAYGLIAREVERVDSGYRSVMSVQSSLVMHPINAYGTEEQKQKYLPRLATGEILGCFGLTEPNHGSDPGSMETKYNPSSRTYNSTGPKDRITNSPVADIAVVWAKCDDGKVRGFILERGMKGLSTPKIEGKFSLRASATGMIVMDEVEVPEENLLPKASGLGGPFGCLNNARYGIAWGALGAAEFCFHAARQYTLDRIQFGVPLARNQLMQKKMADMLTEITIGLQSCLQLGRLIDAKRAAPDMISMLKRNSCGKALDIARQARDMLGGNGIADEYHIIRHVMNLEAVNTYEGTHDIHALILGRAITGLQSFTVDK